In Candidatus Nanosynbacter lyticus, one genomic interval encodes:
- a CDS encoding MscL family protein, with amino-acid sequence MAEKKVAKKVAVKKTTTKKSIIKKPSVAVLKEKVGAVKSHGGGFMMFIREQGVVGLAVGLAIGTAAGDTVKKLVTAFIDPLVQLIVGSQQGLQAASFTVEFAGRRGEFLYGAFISSLITLLAVAFVVYAIVHFLKLDKLDKKKD; translated from the coding sequence ATGGCAGAGAAAAAAGTAGCCAAGAAAGTGGCAGTCAAAAAAACTACAACCAAAAAGTCAATCATTAAAAAACCAAGCGTAGCAGTGTTGAAAGAAAAAGTAGGCGCGGTAAAAAGCCATGGTGGTGGCTTTATGATGTTTATTCGCGAGCAGGGTGTCGTTGGCCTGGCTGTCGGTTTGGCGATTGGTACTGCGGCTGGTGATACAGTCAAGAAATTGGTCACAGCGTTCATCGACCCACTTGTGCAGTTAATCGTTGGATCACAACAGGGTCTCCAGGCAGCATCTTTTACTGTTGAATTTGCTGGACGTCGGGGTGAATTTTTGTACGGAGCATTTATCAGCTCATTGATCACCTTGTTGGCAGTTGCCTTTGTGGTCTATGCAATTGTTCACTTTTTGAAACTTGATAAATTAGACAAGAAAAAAGACTAA
- a CDS encoding helicase-related protein → MKDGVRRAGYLPRPKERSSSHLLSRNIEGPWRSSYCYGESPEQRRQRLEELRKRYSKLPETSFAGYDLGDKELPAYKHKAEILDTLSENKISWLCGPTGSGKTTQTAQYALERFDRVVVLMPRRVIVDNVTEYVEQSLRGQLGKQYPDHLVGKIHGRATEATPDTRLCFMTAATFTKKLEQFSSDWQDEKTLILVDEIHEANLEMEFATALAAKSIENTDKWYMAFSSATPDTEVSQAMYEGINESALPVVTIEGRPHDIDIEEDKVNTVSEAYLEYGKDSKKSLIFVEGVRSIDETIASIKRHARHQPRKIRFFKLHSGISEAARREIFTAKPVEDESFVIVSTSAGQSGITIPEVDLVLSNGLTKSKEIGEEGTEGLPPRLCTQAELMQQAGRGGRDIDGAKFVLARPISYDKIYLPDELKGFYDIASREQHIPPEIYHTNIVRNVLSAIHLNGDFEDLNRYLMHPVASKKVIQESYDLLETLEAIDGEGQITKIGEFMDNLPLSPELSRALAEMIKNGGSLREVLALSAMAASVSGGGFAAWHQPKELFQEFVSPDTTDDFFAEYDAFLKTREIYDGCRTDNDVYLTNGIDPNKADNIHYQFSKICRRLLVNPKDIDMGELNSEEKHNISVALVCGFQELLYAKAGSRRIGRTTVNQYTNIYTGERGISDYEISSHSLVRRMGSEALTLVLALPWWYDTHDGRRYTLNTILSVTKNQVAQALSSSAVSESLGDRVAPNGDLIRVAQPKVGSLILGPERQQKIPATTDEQIALIVDAMKNKANKQVRVLFDLQHQRVITKGQLHQVLDGSAVNSHNVHEAEAKVWAVVQEVLTSEQQEVFYSQING, encoded by the coding sequence GTGAAAGATGGAGTCCGGAGGGCGGGTTATTTACCTAGGCCAAAAGAGCGTAGTAGTAGCCATTTGTTGAGTCGAAATATTGAAGGTCCTTGGCGGTCGTCGTATTGTTATGGTGAATCACCTGAACAGAGGCGACAACGCCTTGAAGAATTACGGAAACGGTATAGTAAGCTACCAGAAACTTCTTTCGCTGGCTATGATCTTGGCGACAAAGAATTGCCTGCGTATAAGCATAAAGCAGAGATATTAGATACACTTTCAGAGAACAAAATATCTTGGTTGTGTGGACCGACAGGTAGTGGTAAAACGACACAAACCGCTCAGTATGCACTTGAGCGGTTTGATCGTGTTGTGGTGTTGATGCCGCGGCGGGTGATTGTCGATAATGTTACTGAGTATGTCGAGCAGAGTTTGCGTGGACAGTTGGGTAAGCAATATCCTGATCACCTGGTGGGAAAGATTCATGGACGTGCTACTGAGGCAACGCCGGACACCAGGCTCTGTTTCATGACAGCGGCAACCTTTACAAAAAAGCTGGAACAATTTTCTAGCGACTGGCAGGACGAGAAGACGCTTATCTTGGTTGATGAAATACATGAAGCCAATTTGGAGATGGAATTTGCTACCGCTCTGGCGGCAAAATCGATAGAGAATACCGACAAATGGTATATGGCTTTTTCCAGCGCCACGCCTGATACGGAAGTTTCTCAGGCGATGTACGAAGGCATCAACGAATCAGCATTGCCAGTCGTAACCATCGAGGGTCGGCCGCATGATATTGATATTGAAGAAGATAAGGTGAATACCGTATCCGAAGCCTACCTTGAATATGGTAAGGACTCGAAAAAATCACTAATCTTTGTTGAAGGTGTGAGGAGTATTGATGAGACCATTGCGTCAATCAAACGCCACGCCCGCCATCAACCCAGGAAAATACGATTCTTCAAACTACATTCTGGCATATCAGAAGCTGCGCGCCGAGAGATTTTTACTGCCAAACCAGTAGAAGATGAGTCGTTTGTCATCGTTTCGACCTCGGCTGGACAGTCTGGTATCACCATCCCCGAGGTTGATTTGGTGCTGTCAAATGGACTGACGAAGAGTAAAGAAATTGGTGAAGAGGGCACGGAGGGGTTGCCACCTCGATTGTGTACTCAAGCAGAGCTGATGCAGCAGGCGGGGCGGGGCGGTCGTGATATTGATGGCGCTAAGTTTGTATTGGCTCGTCCGATATCTTACGATAAGATTTATTTGCCAGATGAGCTAAAAGGATTTTATGATATTGCGTCCCGTGAACAGCATATTCCACCGGAGATATATCACACGAATATTGTGCGCAACGTTTTGTCGGCTATCCATCTGAATGGTGATTTTGAGGATCTGAACCGATACCTGATGCATCCTGTTGCTAGTAAAAAAGTTATTCAAGAGTCGTACGATTTGCTGGAAACCCTGGAAGCAATTGATGGAGAGGGGCAGATCACAAAAATTGGTGAGTTTATGGATAATTTGCCATTGTCACCAGAGTTGTCTCGGGCATTAGCAGAAATGATTAAGAATGGGGGAAGCTTACGTGAAGTGTTGGCATTATCGGCCATGGCAGCCTCCGTCTCGGGTGGTGGCTTTGCCGCCTGGCATCAACCAAAGGAATTGTTCCAGGAATTTGTCAGCCCCGATACAACAGATGACTTTTTTGCCGAATACGATGCTTTTTTGAAAACCAGAGAGATTTATGACGGCTGTCGTACTGACAATGACGTCTACTTGACTAATGGTATTGATCCCAATAAGGCGGACAATATTCACTATCAATTTAGTAAAATATGTCGGCGTCTGTTGGTTAATCCAAAAGATATCGACATGGGTGAATTAAACAGCGAGGAAAAACATAATATATCAGTAGCTTTGGTGTGCGGGTTTCAGGAATTATTGTATGCTAAAGCTGGTAGTCGGCGCATTGGACGAACAACGGTCAACCAATACACCAACATTTACACTGGCGAACGTGGTATTTCTGACTATGAAATTAGTTCGCACAGCTTAGTACGACGTATGGGCTCGGAGGCGTTGACGTTAGTGCTGGCTTTACCGTGGTGGTATGATACGCATGATGGTCGTAGATACACACTCAACACAATTTTATCAGTAACCAAGAATCAAGTTGCTCAAGCCTTGAGTAGTAGCGCTGTGTCTGAATCCCTTGGTGACAGAGTTGCTCCTAATGGTGATTTAATTCGTGTGGCGCAGCCGAAAGTTGGCTCGCTGATACTTGGTCCAGAGCGGCAGCAAAAAATCCCCGCCACAACAGATGAGCAAATTGCGCTGATAGTGGACGCAATGAAAAACAAGGCTAATAAACAAGTAAGAGTATTGTTTGATTTACAACATCAGCGAGTTATCACCAAGGGTCAATTGCATCAGGTCCTAGACGGGTCTGCGGTAAATAGTCACAATGTCCATGAAGCAGAGGCTAAGGTTTGGGCTGTGGTGCAAGAGGTATTAACGAGCGAGCAGCAGGAAGTTTTTTATAGTCAGATAAATGGATGA
- the orn gene encoding oligoribonuclease yields the protein MKATFKPKKILWMDLEMTGLDPVHDEILEVAAIATDWDFTEIATYEGVVQHDPAKLGKLLDRNASFWNEHPEARRGLEEQNEDGKPLVMVEQELLVFCYEHFADEPRILLGGNSIHQDRRFIDQWWPMLSKRLHYRMLDVSAWKVVFEGKYGKKFAKPEEHRALEDIRGSIMELKYYLKKVKP from the coding sequence ATGAAAGCAACTTTTAAGCCAAAAAAGATTTTGTGGATGGATCTGGAGATGACCGGGTTGGATCCAGTGCATGATGAGATTTTGGAAGTGGCGGCAATTGCTACGGATTGGGATTTTACGGAAATTGCGACGTATGAGGGCGTGGTGCAGCATGACCCAGCAAAATTGGGTAAGCTGCTGGACCGAAACGCCAGTTTTTGGAATGAGCATCCAGAAGCACGGCGTGGTTTGGAGGAACAGAACGAAGACGGTAAGCCATTAGTAATGGTTGAGCAAGAATTATTGGTATTTTGCTATGAGCATTTTGCGGATGAGCCACGGATTTTATTGGGTGGCAATTCGATTCACCAAGATCGGCGGTTTATTGATCAGTGGTGGCCTATGTTGTCAAAAAGACTACATTATCGGATGTTGGACGTCAGTGCTTGGAAGGTGGTGTTTGAAGGCAAATATGGCAAGAAATTTGCCAAACCAGAAGAGCATCGGGCGCTGGAGGATATTCGCGGCAGTATCATGGAATTAAAATATTATCTAAAGAAGGTGAAGCCATGA
- a CDS encoding MmcQ/YjbR family DNA-binding protein, translating to MTHKQFEEFILSLPGVWLDYPFGEDIAVYKFGKSNDGAGKMVALVAEGSNPLRVSLKCDPLLAQNLREKYETVLPGYHLNKKHWNTIICSGQLSDEEIFDLARLSYQLVAEA from the coding sequence ATGACCCATAAACAATTTGAAGAGTTTATTCTTAGTTTGCCTGGTGTATGGCTGGACTATCCGTTTGGCGAGGATATAGCGGTGTATAAATTTGGCAAGAGTAATGATGGCGCAGGGAAGATGGTGGCGCTGGTGGCTGAGGGCTCAAATCCGCTGCGGGTGAGTTTGAAGTGTGACCCATTGCTGGCGCAGAACTTGCGGGAAAAATACGAAACAGTATTGCCGGGCTATCATTTGAACAAAAAGCACTGGAACACCATCATCTGCTCAGGGCAGTTGAGTGACGAAGAGATATTTGACCTGGCGCGATTAAGCTACCAATTAGTTGCAGAAGCTTAG
- the dnaG gene encoding DNA primase gives MNNAKEEVRARLNIEDVIGEYVHLKRAGRNLKGLSPFTDERTPSFMVSPEKQIWHDFSSGKGGDIFTFVMMVEGMDFRQALEHLARKAGVDLTLFSNGDGRTSKRRARAREALKLAANFYQQNLVKNSVALDYVVKKRRLNRQTIGDFLIGYAPDKGDALTKALEKKGFSKRELSDAGLTNRFGGDLFRGRMMVVLSDGSGEVVGFTGRIIRDDPRAPKYLNTPQTLLFDKSRYIFGLSQAKEAIRKNDTAVIVEGNLDVISSHQAGIKNVVATSGTAMTIQHLKSLSRLAGRIRLAFDGDRAGVNATERAINLAQEVGMELEVVSLPDGVKDPDELIQKDPNLWQMAIDKSQPAVDWVIARYAEMENLKSAEGKRRFSTIALRIVRSLKDPVEQEHYLSVISEKTGASITALKAKLSNEKVAEHQLKKTKVDKEKPQPVQDETEDILAGLAASEKSVRRWLAVISGEMLDGDSARQLIGYLRKNPDLELSEVPLDLQKIEQYVKIVQLKSESRYANWEQKSLDEEMARLVRQITIKHRENKKNQLLTQLREAEASGDEVLSQDLRQSLNNLIKEKM, from the coding sequence ATGAATAATGCCAAAGAAGAAGTACGAGCGCGGCTGAACATCGAGGATGTAATTGGTGAGTATGTTCATCTGAAACGAGCAGGTCGTAATCTAAAGGGTCTTAGTCCGTTTACAGACGAGCGAACACCGAGTTTCATGGTAAGTCCAGAGAAGCAGATTTGGCATGATTTTTCTTCTGGCAAGGGCGGCGACATTTTCACCTTTGTGATGATGGTTGAGGGGATGGATTTTCGGCAAGCTCTGGAGCATTTGGCGCGTAAAGCAGGTGTGGATTTGACATTATTTTCTAATGGCGATGGGCGAACTTCCAAGCGACGGGCCAGGGCTAGAGAAGCGCTTAAATTGGCCGCTAATTTCTATCAGCAAAATTTGGTAAAAAATTCGGTGGCGCTGGACTATGTAGTAAAAAAACGACGATTAAATCGACAGACAATTGGTGATTTTCTGATTGGATACGCACCAGATAAGGGTGATGCGCTAACAAAAGCGCTAGAGAAAAAAGGGTTTTCAAAACGTGAGTTGTCTGATGCTGGATTAACAAATCGTTTTGGCGGAGATTTATTCCGCGGACGGATGATGGTGGTGCTGAGTGATGGTAGTGGCGAAGTGGTTGGTTTTACTGGTCGGATTATTCGGGATGATCCGCGCGCGCCAAAGTACCTAAACACGCCGCAGACTTTATTGTTTGATAAGTCGCGTTATATTTTTGGATTGTCGCAGGCTAAAGAGGCGATTCGTAAGAATGATACTGCGGTTATTGTCGAGGGAAATCTGGATGTGATTAGTAGTCATCAGGCGGGCATAAAAAACGTGGTGGCAACTTCCGGTACGGCGATGACGATTCAGCATTTGAAATCGTTAAGTCGGCTGGCGGGGCGGATTCGCTTGGCTTTCGATGGCGATCGGGCGGGGGTGAATGCAACGGAGCGGGCGATTAATCTGGCGCAGGAAGTTGGTATGGAATTGGAGGTAGTGAGTTTGCCTGATGGTGTTAAAGATCCAGACGAGTTAATCCAAAAAGATCCAAACTTGTGGCAGATGGCAATTGATAAATCCCAGCCGGCGGTGGACTGGGTAATTGCCAGATATGCGGAAATGGAAAATTTGAAATCAGCAGAAGGTAAGCGCCGTTTCTCAACGATTGCTTTGAGAATTGTCAGAAGTCTGAAAGACCCGGTAGAGCAGGAGCATTATTTGTCGGTGATTTCTGAGAAAACTGGCGCGTCAATTACTGCTTTGAAGGCAAAATTGTCGAATGAAAAAGTTGCCGAGCACCAATTGAAAAAGACTAAAGTTGATAAAGAAAAACCACAGCCAGTTCAAGATGAGACCGAGGATATATTGGCAGGGCTGGCGGCGAGCGAAAAGTCTGTGCGACGTTGGCTGGCGGTGATTTCTGGTGAGATGTTGGACGGCGACAGTGCGCGGCAATTGATTGGCTATCTGCGAAAAAACCCAGACTTAGAATTAAGCGAAGTTCCGCTGGACTTGCAAAAAATCGAACAGTATGTGAAAATAGTACAGTTGAAAAGTGAAAGTCGTTACGCCAATTGGGAGCAAAAAAGCTTGGATGAAGAAATGGCTCGGCTAGTCAGGCAAATAACAATAAAACATCGCGAAAACAAAAAGAATCAATTATTAACACAGCTTAGAGAGGCCGAGGCGTCGGGTGATGAGGTTTTGTCTCAGGATTTACGCCAGAGCTTAAATAATCTGATTAAGGAGAAAATGTGA
- the rpoD gene encoding RNA polymerase sigma factor RpoD, protein MSDENTTKPTNLNDDDFDPTLIDEEESEDLDSLTTGQYLDDVSDDSVRLYLREIGKIPLLSAEEEMDLARRIIEGDKKAKDKMAEANMRLVVSIAKRYSGRGLDFLDLIQEGNTGLLRAVEKFDPDKGFKFSTYATWWIRQAITRAIADQARTIRIPVHMVETINKLLRTQRRMTQELNREPTIDELAKELDMEPEKIEYVIKIKQDISSLDAGVGRDGEDDDSVLQDFIVDEDTVSPEDSASNQLLKEQVQDILSSLSDREQKIVRMRFGLDNGKNHTLEEVGQEFAVTRERIRQIEAKALAKLRKHKDAKKLYEYLD, encoded by the coding sequence GTGAGCGACGAAAATACGACAAAGCCGACAAATTTAAATGATGATGATTTTGATCCAACGCTTATAGACGAAGAAGAATCAGAAGATTTGGATTCGTTGACGACTGGTCAATATTTGGATGACGTGTCAGATGACTCGGTGCGGTTGTATTTAAGGGAAATTGGTAAAATTCCACTACTGAGCGCCGAAGAAGAAATGGACTTGGCGCGCCGGATTATTGAAGGGGATAAGAAGGCTAAAGATAAGATGGCTGAGGCAAATATGCGCCTAGTGGTATCAATTGCCAAGCGATATTCGGGCCGTGGTTTGGACTTTTTAGATTTGATTCAAGAGGGAAATACTGGACTCTTGCGCGCGGTGGAGAAGTTTGATCCAGATAAGGGATTTAAGTTCTCAACTTATGCGACTTGGTGGATTCGTCAGGCGATTACCCGGGCGATTGCTGATCAGGCGCGTACCATTCGTATCCCAGTTCACATGGTGGAAACTATCAATAAATTGCTGCGTACGCAGCGACGGATGACACAGGAATTGAATCGTGAGCCGACGATTGACGAGCTGGCTAAAGAGTTGGATATGGAGCCAGAGAAAATCGAATACGTCATTAAGATTAAGCAGGATATTTCTTCTCTGGATGCTGGTGTTGGTCGTGACGGTGAGGATGATGACTCAGTGCTGCAAGATTTTATCGTTGATGAAGATACGGTTTCGCCAGAAGATTCAGCATCAAACCAATTATTGAAAGAGCAAGTTCAGGATATATTATCAAGCCTGAGCGACCGTGAGCAGAAAATTGTTCGAATGCGCTTTGGTCTGGACAATGGTAAAAACCACACTTTGGAAGAAGTTGGTCAGGAATTTGCCGTAACACGTGAACGAATCCGCCAAATTGAGGCTAAGGCACTAGCAAAACTTCGCAAGCACAAAGATGCGAAAAAACTTTACGAGTACTTGGATTAA
- a CDS encoding AAA family ATPase, with product MTQPHARIIALVGLAGSGKSSAVEYLTEKGFPKIYFGGVIYKAMDEAGIEKTWDNQQKFREEIRQREGKDFVIKRVIKNVRDLINAGQNKIVLDGLYTWSEYKIIKHEFPGQVVVIAIVTPKHLRYQRMVKRPERPMQPHEVDQRDWSEIENLEKGGPIAIADYFVINDGNLDQLHQKIDAVTHDAHFCKSPEQC from the coding sequence ATGACACAACCACATGCAAGAATTATCGCCCTGGTTGGACTAGCGGGTAGCGGTAAGAGTTCGGCTGTCGAGTATTTGACAGAAAAAGGATTTCCAAAAATTTATTTTGGCGGCGTTATTTATAAGGCCATGGACGAGGCCGGAATTGAAAAAACTTGGGACAATCAACAAAAATTCCGCGAAGAAATCCGCCAACGCGAAGGTAAAGACTTTGTAATTAAGCGCGTTATAAAAAATGTTCGTGATTTAATTAACGCTGGACAAAATAAAATCGTCTTGGACGGGTTATATACGTGGAGTGAATATAAAATTATCAAACATGAATTTCCTGGCCAGGTGGTTGTTATCGCTATTGTTACCCCAAAACACCTCCGTTATCAACGTATGGTAAAACGCCCCGAACGCCCAATGCAGCCACACGAAGTTGATCAGCGAGATTGGTCGGAAATTGAAAATCTGGAAAAAGGCGGACCAATTGCCATTGCTGATTACTTTGTCATAAATGACGGCAACCTTGATCAATTACACCAAAAAATAGACGCCGTAACTCACGACGCCCATTTCTGTAAATCACCCGAGCAGTGCTAA
- the polA gene encoding DNA polymerase I has protein sequence MKRLVVIDGKSVFYRGYYAMPGLSTADGTPTGGVYGFVSLAIELIKKLEPDYVVVAWDKRGTNIRKRRELYPEYKAGRKPAPDDFYQQIPILMELLDAFGWPLYELDDYEADDIMGAFAKQAEARGVQTCLLTSDLDALQLVSPLTKVYAMKNGLRNIEEFTAEYFEQKYGIRTDQFLDLKALKGDSSDNLPGVPGVGEKTAVKLLQAYETLDGVYAHVDEQKGALRTKLENGRESAYLTKQVAEIWTDAPVELDWEVADVNDCDFARVAEILRKLEFHSLIGRLPKTMQAVDEVVETAELELPQVDNLPAEPLFETENIIYIDPSEPDTVYINSKPGVAWRAKMSEIGQHVWQLLAQGVVIAADVKDLYHALDAHGVTVRFHEVWDVGQAAFLIDPLRRDRSLAALAGDFSEDDSASRQLARLRQIYRQQQDYMAAHQQVARVLREFDFPVIWSLFQMEKRGMKLDTALLERMGEELRAEVSQLEQQMYAMAGSEFNAASPAQLSEVLFTKLQLPTTGIKKGKTGYSTGQKELDKLRGQHPIIELIERYRELTKLISTYIEALPKLVAADGRIHTTFNQDVTSTGRLSSANPNLQNIPVRTELGRKIRQAFVPNEDKVFVGADYSQFELRLAAVLAGDEQLINDFNSDVDIHTKTAAETYGVPMSEVTKLQRRAAKVINFGVLYGMSPHGLAAATGMTFTEAKQFIEHYFAVRQPIRQYLDTILVQAREQGFVETYFGRRRPTPDVKSSNFMVRSAAERAAMNMPIQGTEADLMKLAMIRLEDKLAGLAEPVLQVHDSILVECRPEDAERVSEIMRAEMEGICPDLPIKLKVDVGMGAHWDEV, from the coding sequence ATGAAACGTCTAGTGGTTATTGATGGAAAATCGGTGTTTTACCGAGGTTATTATGCTATGCCGGGGCTCAGTACGGCGGACGGTACGCCGACTGGCGGGGTGTATGGGTTTGTGAGTTTGGCGATTGAGCTTATCAAGAAATTGGAGCCGGATTATGTGGTGGTGGCCTGGGACAAGCGCGGTACCAACATCCGTAAGCGGCGGGAATTATATCCAGAATACAAGGCCGGTCGCAAGCCGGCGCCTGATGATTTTTATCAGCAAATTCCAATCTTGATGGAACTGCTGGATGCGTTTGGCTGGCCACTGTATGAACTGGATGATTATGAGGCGGACGACATCATGGGTGCATTTGCCAAGCAAGCGGAGGCGCGTGGTGTGCAGACCTGTCTATTGACGTCCGATTTGGATGCGCTGCAATTGGTGTCGCCTCTCACCAAAGTCTATGCTATGAAAAATGGCCTGAGGAATATCGAGGAATTTACGGCAGAATATTTTGAACAAAAATATGGTATTCGGACGGACCAGTTTTTGGATTTGAAGGCGCTAAAAGGTGATTCTAGCGACAATTTGCCGGGTGTGCCGGGCGTTGGTGAAAAGACAGCGGTCAAATTATTGCAAGCATATGAAACATTGGACGGCGTGTACGCACATGTGGATGAGCAAAAAGGTGCTCTACGGACAAAGCTGGAGAACGGCCGTGAATCTGCGTACTTAACTAAGCAAGTGGCAGAAATCTGGACGGACGCGCCGGTGGAGCTGGACTGGGAGGTGGCGGATGTTAATGATTGCGATTTTGCTCGGGTGGCGGAGATTTTGCGGAAACTGGAGTTTCATTCGCTGATTGGGCGGCTGCCAAAGACAATGCAAGCGGTGGATGAGGTAGTGGAGACGGCGGAGTTAGAGTTGCCGCAGGTTGACAATTTGCCAGCTGAGCCGCTGTTTGAAACAGAGAATATTATCTATATTGATCCATCGGAACCGGACACGGTCTATATTAATTCTAAGCCTGGTGTAGCGTGGCGGGCCAAGATGAGTGAAATTGGTCAACATGTTTGGCAACTGTTGGCGCAGGGCGTAGTAATCGCGGCGGACGTCAAGGATCTATATCATGCGCTGGACGCTCACGGTGTGACGGTGCGGTTTCATGAGGTCTGGGATGTTGGACAGGCGGCGTTTTTGATCGATCCATTGAGGCGCGACCGCAGTTTAGCGGCACTGGCGGGCGATTTTTCTGAGGATGATTCCGCGTCGCGACAGCTGGCACGACTACGCCAGATTTACCGCCAGCAGCAGGATTATATGGCAGCGCATCAGCAAGTTGCTCGGGTGCTCCGTGAGTTTGATTTTCCAGTAATTTGGTCGCTGTTTCAGATGGAAAAGCGCGGCATGAAACTGGACACAGCGCTGCTTGAGCGGATGGGCGAGGAGCTGAGGGCGGAGGTGAGCCAACTTGAACAACAAATGTATGCGATGGCTGGGAGTGAGTTCAATGCTGCTAGTCCGGCGCAGCTGTCTGAGGTGCTATTCACCAAGTTGCAGCTGCCGACGACTGGTATCAAAAAAGGAAAAACTGGCTATTCGACAGGGCAAAAAGAGCTGGATAAACTGCGTGGCCAACACCCGATTATTGAACTGATTGAGCGGTACCGGGAGCTTACTAAATTGATTAGCACCTACATTGAAGCGCTGCCGAAGTTGGTGGCCGCGGACGGGCGGATTCACACCACATTTAATCAAGACGTCACCAGCACTGGGCGGCTGAGCAGCGCAAATCCTAACCTACAGAATATTCCGGTGCGTACGGAATTGGGTCGGAAAATTCGCCAGGCATTTGTACCGAATGAGGATAAGGTCTTCGTTGGCGCGGATTATTCACAATTTGAGCTGCGGTTGGCAGCGGTGCTGGCGGGCGATGAGCAGCTGATTAACGATTTTAATAGCGATGTGGATATTCATACTAAAACGGCGGCCGAGACCTACGGCGTGCCGATGAGCGAGGTGACAAAATTACAGCGCCGCGCGGCTAAGGTGATCAACTTTGGGGTGCTGTACGGCATGAGTCCGCACGGATTGGCGGCGGCCACTGGCATGACATTTACTGAGGCGAAACAGTTTATTGAACACTATTTTGCGGTGCGCCAACCAATCCGCCAATATCTGGATACAATTTTAGTTCAAGCGCGCGAACAAGGTTTTGTCGAGACTTATTTTGGCCGGCGGCGACCAACGCCTGACGTTAAGTCGAGCAATTTTATGGTGCGTTCGGCGGCCGAGCGGGCAGCGATGAATATGCCAATTCAGGGCACGGAAGCTGATTTGATGAAGCTGGCGATGATTCGACTGGAGGATAAATTAGCCGGGTTGGCTGAGCCGGTTCTACAAGTCCACGACTCGATTTTGGTGGAGTGTCGGCCAGAAGACGCTGAGCGGGTCAGCGAAATAATGCGTGCGGAGATGGAAGGAATTTGTCCAGATCTGCCAATTAAATTAAAAGTTGACGTCGGCATGGGTGCTCATTGGGATGAAGTGTAG
- the mutM gene encoding bifunctional DNA-formamidopyrimidine glycosylase/DNA-(apurinic or apyrimidinic site) lyase, whose product MPELPEVETVRRGLADLLPGQSVVRAKVFDSPKSFPNSPADVEKFLYGARVRAVRRRAKVLMIDLDTNYSLVIHLKMTGQLIFRQDSRHAARISSKISRDPRKVSQDSSGDTTRNVGEFAGGHPNDSLIGELPDRSTRVQIDFVDGSRLFFNDQRKFGWMKLLPTDEIKNLPFMKKVGPEPLEKATRAEDFIKRIRRRQNSMIKPAFLDQAVIAGVGNIYADEALWAAKIHPQTRVRNVGDEQLATLFNELRQILQLSIDQGGSTDKNYVDAEGRRGNYLKFAHVFRREGQPCHLHPDQEIVKLKVSGRGTHVCPVCQVEAE is encoded by the coding sequence ATGCCGGAACTACCTGAAGTTGAGACAGTGCGCCGCGGTTTGGCAGATTTACTGCCTGGCCAATCTGTAGTGCGAGCAAAAGTTTTTGACTCACCGAAGAGTTTTCCAAATTCGCCTGCTGATGTTGAGAAGTTTTTATACGGTGCGCGTGTAAGGGCGGTGCGACGGCGAGCAAAAGTATTAATGATTGATCTAGATACTAACTACTCGCTGGTAATTCATTTGAAGATGACAGGGCAACTTATTTTTCGTCAGGACTCTCGTCATGCTGCTCGGATATCCTCAAAAATATCTCGGGACCCACGTAAAGTTTCCCAAGATTCTTCTGGGGATACTACTCGCAACGTTGGAGAATTTGCTGGTGGTCATCCAAATGATAGTTTGATTGGCGAGTTACCTGATCGATCGACGCGAGTGCAGATTGATTTTGTGGATGGGTCGCGACTATTTTTTAACGATCAGCGCAAATTTGGTTGGATGAAGTTGCTGCCGACTGATGAGATAAAGAATCTGCCATTTATGAAAAAAGTTGGACCAGAGCCTCTTGAGAAGGCAACTCGTGCTGAAGATTTTATTAAGCGGATTCGTCGTCGCCAAAATTCGATGATTAAGCCGGCATTTCTTGATCAGGCGGTAATTGCTGGGGTGGGTAATATTTACGCTGACGAGGCTTTGTGGGCAGCAAAAATTCACCCTCAAACTCGAGTGAGAAATGTTGGTGACGAGCAGCTGGCAACTTTATTTAATGAGTTGCGCCAGATTTTGCAATTAAGCATTGACCAGGGTGGTTCAACGGATAAAAATTATGTTGATGCTGAAGGTCGGAGGGGTAATTATCTGAAGTTTGCCCATGTATTTCGTCGGGAAGGCCAGCCGTGCCATCTTCATCCTGACCAGGAAATTGTGAAATTAAAAGTTTCTGGCCGTGGGACGCATGTTTGTCCGGTGTGTCAGGTAGAGGCAGAATGA